A DNA window from Fragaria vesca subsp. vesca linkage group LG3, FraVesHawaii_1.0, whole genome shotgun sequence contains the following coding sequences:
- the LOC101311080 gene encoding protein kinase G11A-like — protein sequence MEPWLDDLADDLQSISFTSTAATESKRSTSSGSEATLTASCSSSIRSESPTRQLTLSDLKFSERLGSGDIGSVYLAELKSGDGQGCVFAAKVMDKKELISRSKEGRARTEREILELLEHPFLPTLYASIDAPNWLFLLTEFCPGGDLHVLRQRQPLKRFPESAVRFYASEVVVALEYLHMMGIVYRDLKPENVLVRSDGHIMLTDFDLSLRCDDASSAAHIISGQNTPVSAPPKDNAVDPPRFTSSSCIIPNCIVPAVSCFHPKSKRKKKKQGHRDGPEFVAEPVDVRSMSFVGTHEYLAPEIVSGEGHGSAVDWWTLGIFIFELFYGVTPFKGVDNELTLANIVARALELPKEPAVPSAAKDLISQLLAKDPDKRLGSLMGASAIKRHPFFQGVNWALLRCTPPPFIPPPFSRRLVSNQTCPEKMDYY from the exons ATGGAGCCATGGCTCGACGACTTAGCCGACGACCTCCAAAGCATCAGCTTCACCTCCACCGCCGCCACCGAATCCAAACGAAGCACAAGCTCCGGCTCAGAAGCCACCCTCACCGCCTCCTGCTCCTCCTCC ATCCGATCCGAGTCCCCGACCCGACAGCTGACCCTCTCGGACCTCAAATTCTCCGAGCGGCTCGGCTCCGGCGACATCGGGTCGGTGTACCTGGCGGAACTGAAGTCCGGCGACGGGCAAGGGTGCGTGTTCGCGGCGAAGGTGATGGACAAGAAGGAGCTGATTAGTCGGAGCAAGGAAGGGAGGGCGAGGACAGAGAGGGAAATACTTGAATTGTTGGAGCATCCTTTTTTGCCCACGCTCTACGCGAGTATAGACGCGCCTAACTGGCTGTTCTTGCTCACCGAGTTCTGCCCCGGCGGTGACCTCCACGTACTCCGACAGCGCCAGCCTTTGAAACGCTTCCCCGAGTCTGCCGTCAG GTTTTATGCATCTGAGGTGGTTGTAGCTCTGGAGTACCTTCACATGATGGGAATTGTGTACCGTGATCTCAAGCCCGAAAATGTTTTAGTTCGATCAGATGGCCACATCATGCTTACAGATTTTGACCTCTCATTGAGGTGCGATGATGCCTCATCTGCTGCTCATATAATTTCTGGTCAAAACACTCCAGTTTCCGCCCCTCCTAAAGACAATGCAGTCGATCCGCCTCGCTTTACCTCATCTTCATGCATCATTCCAAATTGTATAGTTCCTGCCGTGTCATGTTTCCACCCGAAGAGCAAGCGCAAGAAGAAGAAGCAGGGCCATAGGGATGGACCTGAGTTTGTTGCCGAGCCTGTTGACGTCCGGTCCATGTCTTTTGTTGGGACACACGAATACTTGGCCCCCGAGATTGTATCCGGTGAGGGACACGGTAGTGCTGTGGATTGGTGGACACTAGGGATATTTATATTTGAACTATTTTACGGTGTGACACCCTTTAAGGGTGTGGACAATGAGCTAACCCTAGCTAATATTGTTGCTCGAGCCCTGGAGCTTCCTAAAGAACCTGCCGTGCCCTCCGCGGCAAAGGACCTCATCTCACAGCTTTTGGCCAAGGACCCGGACAAGCGATTGGGATCGTTAATGGGCGCATCAGCAATCAAACGACACCCATTTTTCCAAGGGGTCAATTGGGCACTGTTGAGATGCACTCCTCCTCCATTTATTCCCCCGCCATTTAGTAGACGCCTTGTATCTAATCAAACTTGTCCTGAGAAAATGGATTATTATTAG